The following are from one region of the Penaeus chinensis breed Huanghai No. 1 chromosome 5, ASM1920278v2, whole genome shotgun sequence genome:
- the LOC125025514 gene encoding histone H2B.2, sperm-like, translated as MSKKVLKQAEQIGRQIDEKREAVKEAAEELEAKARKLKPVAKRAVDRLRARGAEASDAAPSLLRPVVARRRGRNESYRLYLSRLAKDVDPAFGVTRGGLDALDGVTCELFGRLADAAAVLTKVGRRVTLGERDAEAAVRLLLRGRLRREAERDARAAVARFRAWR; from the coding sequence ATGAGCAAGAAGGTGCTGAAGCAGGCCGAGCAGATCGGGCGGCAGATCGACGAGAAGAGGGAGGCCGtgaaggaggcggcggaggagctGGAGGCCAAGGCGAGAAAGCTGAAGCCCGTCGCCAAGAGGGCGGTCGACCGCCTGCGGGCGCGCGGCGCCGAGGCCTCCGACGCGGCGCCGAGCCTCCTGCGGCCGGTCGTGGCGCGGCGCCGCGGCAGGAACGAGTCGTACAGGCTGTACCTCTCGCGGCTCGCGAAGGACGTGGACCCCGCCTTCGGCGTGACGCGCGGCGGCCTCGACGCCCTGGACGGCGTGACCTGCGAGCTGTTCGGGCGCCTGGCGGACGCCGCCGCCGTCCTGACGAAGGTGGGGCGGCGGGTGACGCTGGGCGAGCGCGACGCCGAGGCGGCCGTGAGGCTGCTGCTGCGGGGGCGGCTGCGGCGGGAGGCCGAGCGCGACGCCCGCGCCGCCGTCGCGCGCTTCAGGGCGTGGCGGTGA